Proteins encoded in a region of the uncultured Pseudodesulfovibrio sp. genome:
- a CDS encoding flagellar hook-basal body complex protein — protein sequence MGLGASLYSGISGLTVHSERMTVIGNNLANVNTTGFKGAMMQFEDLASSDFATVNGVGQVGRGVRVSTIYSDWGQGAFEASTEATDMAISGDGLFVVSPLGEDMKYYSRAGNFRFDSDGYLVDPHGYILQGWEIERSTTTVTTTTSTTTEEPRSARIIGTPTNIRMENFQSEPKATTNVSIVTNLDPSAADASTSSTNPYFAMFNNWDGTADTPLASTLYGYSTTLKVYDDIGTAHNLTVYFDQVTMSNAGGDTVWEYMVTCEPSADRRMLSGANGSMTSIGEAQTSAAGVLMIGTLTFTTGQLSGMSAYTLKSNGGTNIKDLNNWDLADFSTSGFPVCTANFLGKSNASTAEATNATPIQIDFGISNKDLSSNGGGATTIGWGGGLGTVPTTAAQVGNNISNTGYLANFKDPAISALATQSFDTGGSSTLYQSQNGYSAGILQNISVSREGIISGHYSNGQVLELYAVTLATFTNQHGLRREGGNLFTETLESGPALTGQAGSSGKGTIDGNALEMSNVDMATQFVSMITTQRGFQANTKVITTVDSLLGEVISMKR from the coding sequence ATGGGTTTAGGAGCATCACTGTATTCGGGCATTTCTGGCCTGACGGTACACTCGGAACGCATGACAGTCATCGGCAACAACCTGGCCAACGTGAACACCACCGGGTTCAAGGGCGCCATGATGCAGTTCGAAGACCTCGCCAGTTCCGATTTCGCCACCGTCAACGGCGTGGGCCAGGTGGGACGCGGCGTGCGCGTGTCCACCATCTACTCGGACTGGGGCCAGGGCGCATTCGAAGCGTCCACCGAGGCCACCGACATGGCCATCTCCGGCGATGGACTCTTCGTGGTCTCCCCGCTGGGCGAGGACATGAAATATTATTCCAGGGCCGGCAACTTCCGCTTCGACAGCGACGGCTATCTGGTGGACCCGCACGGCTACATTCTCCAGGGATGGGAGATTGAGCGCAGCACCACCACGGTGACCACGACCACCTCGACCACCACGGAAGAGCCCAGGTCCGCGCGCATCATCGGTACGCCGACCAACATCCGCATGGAGAACTTCCAGTCCGAGCCCAAGGCGACCACCAACGTGTCCATCGTCACCAACCTGGACCCCTCGGCCGCGGACGCCTCCACCAGCTCGACCAATCCCTATTTCGCCATGTTCAACAACTGGGACGGCACGGCAGATACGCCGCTGGCCTCCACCCTGTATGGCTACTCGACCACGCTCAAGGTCTACGACGACATCGGCACGGCCCACAACCTGACCGTGTACTTCGACCAGGTGACCATGAGCAACGCGGGCGGCGACACGGTCTGGGAATACATGGTTACCTGCGAGCCGTCGGCCGACCGGCGCATGCTCTCCGGGGCCAACGGCAGCATGACCTCCATCGGCGAGGCACAGACCTCGGCCGCGGGCGTGCTCATGATCGGTACCCTGACCTTCACCACCGGCCAGCTGTCGGGCATGAGCGCCTACACACTGAAGTCCAACGGCGGTACCAACATCAAGGATCTGAACAACTGGGATCTGGCCGACTTCTCCACGAGCGGTTTCCCGGTCTGCACAGCCAACTTCCTGGGCAAGTCCAACGCCAGCACGGCCGAAGCGACCAACGCCACCCCCATCCAGATCGACTTCGGTATCTCCAACAAGGACCTGTCGAGCAACGGTGGCGGCGCGACGACCATCGGCTGGGGCGGCGGCCTGGGCACCGTCCCCACCACAGCGGCTCAAGTGGGCAACAACATCAGCAACACCGGCTACCTGGCCAACTTCAAGGACCCGGCGATCTCAGCCCTGGCCACCCAGAGCTTCGACACCGGCGGCTCGTCCACCCTGTACCAGAGCCAGAACGGTTATTCCGCGGGTATCCTGCAGAACATCTCGGTTTCCCGCGAGGGCATCATATCCGGCCACTACTCGAACGGGCAGGTGCTCGAGCTCTATGCCGTAACCCTGGCCACCTTCACCAACCAGCACGGACTCCGCCGCGAGGGCGGCAACCTGTTCACCGAAACCCTGGAGTCCGGCCCGGCCCTGACCGGCCAGGCGGGCAGCTCGGGCAAGGGCACCATCGACGGCAACGCCCTCGAGATGTCCAACGTGGACATGGCCACCCAGTTCGTCAGCATGATCACCACCCAGCGTGGCTTCCAGGCCAACACCAAGGTGATCACCACCGTGGATTCGCTGCTCGGCGAAGTCATCTCGATGAAGCGGTAA
- a CDS encoding flagellar hook assembly protein FlgD → MPYTDTTGIYLGKQEERLAASNTPTEHDTSLDQDAFLSILVAQLTHQDPLNPMEDTDMTSQLAEFSSLEQLTNINSGITTLNETMGQNDILTAVSFIGKEVKAEGYKVSMNEGNASTIYYGFGESVSSIIMNIYDDEGAIVRTVELGSKEAGTYQYTWDGKDEDGNDLPDGQYGVGILGVDLSGEYVMVQTEISGRVDGVVTENGTQYLRLEDGRFINMLNVKEVVDPNASSVVDSTDTSDEGNEETGDGEESDTAA, encoded by the coding sequence ATGCCGTATACCGACACCACAGGAATCTATCTCGGAAAGCAGGAGGAGCGTCTCGCCGCCTCCAACACGCCGACCGAACACGACACCAGCCTGGACCAGGACGCCTTCCTGTCCATTCTGGTGGCGCAGCTCACGCACCAGGACCCGCTCAACCCCATGGAGGACACCGACATGACCTCCCAGCTGGCGGAGTTCTCGAGCCTGGAGCAGTTGACCAACATCAACAGCGGCATCACCACGCTCAACGAGACCATGGGCCAGAACGACATCCTCACCGCGGTCAGCTTCATCGGCAAGGAGGTCAAGGCCGAGGGCTACAAGGTCAGCATGAACGAGGGCAACGCCTCGACCATCTATTACGGATTCGGAGAGTCGGTATCCAGCATCATAATGAACATTTACGACGACGAAGGCGCAATCGTCCGAACCGTGGAGCTCGGCAGCAAGGAAGCCGGGACCTACCAGTACACCTGGGACGGCAAGGACGAGGACGGTAACGATCTGCCCGACGGCCAGTACGGAGTGGGTATTCTCGGCGTGGACCTCAGTGGCGAATACGTCATGGTTCAGACCGAGATCTCCGGCAGGGTCGACGGCGTGGTCACCGAAAACGGAACCCAGTACCTCCGCCTGGAGGACGGCCGGTTCATCAACATGCTCAACGTCAAGGAAGTCGTTGATCCCAACGCCTCCTCGGTGGTCGATTCCACCGACACCTCGGATGAGGGCAACGAAGAGACCGGGGACGGCGAGGAAAGCGACACCGCGGCGTAG